The genomic region TAAGAGCTTCGTTAACGGTGAGGCTGGTGATGATTCGCTAGTTGGTAGCAATAGCTTGACTGAAGGTGACACCCTTGAAGGCGGATCTGGTAATGACTTCCTGAATGGATTAGCTGGTAATGATGTTCTTGAAGGTGATGACACCTTGGGTGCGGCTGGCTCTGACACTATCTTGGGCGGAGATGGCAATGATACCCTTTACGGTGATGCTGACAGCTTAAGCGCTGGTGCCAATGACTCCCTCGTTGGTGGAAATGGCGATGACGTTCTCTATGGCTATGGTGGTGATGATACCCTTTTAGGTGGTGACGGTGCTGACACTCTCGATGGTGGTGACGGCAACGACATCCTTGATGGTGGAGCAGGCCCCAGCACTCTTTTGGGTGGTGCGGGCTTAGAAACAATCACTGGCGGAATTGAAGCTGACTTGATAGACGGTGGAGAAGATGCTGACTCCCTTTTAGGTGGAGGTGGTAATGACACCATCTTAGGTGACGGCGAGGGCGCTGAAAGTCTAGCTGGCAATGATACCCTTGATGGTCAAGCTGGTGATGACTACCTTGATGGTGGTGCTGGTGCCGATCGCATCTTCGGTAGAGCTGGTAATGACACCCTCTCTGGCGGAGAAGACCTTGAAGGTCAAGTTGCAGGTGACACGCTGACTGGCGGTGCTGGCAGTGACGTATTTGTGTTGGTAGCCACGGGATTTGAAGCACCAGATCCTGGCGATCCACCGGTACCTGCTCCTCAAGGGGATAGAATCACCGACTTCCAGGATGGTATCGACTTCCTAGAGTATGAACTAGGATTTGAGGCACTGACAATTACTGGTAGCGGTAATAATACTGTACTCACAGATACTGCTACAGGCGAAATCCTCGCGACTTTGGTTGGAGTCAATCCCAGCTTAATTACAGAGGCAGATTTTGTTAGTTAAAAAAT from Chlorogloeopsis sp. ULAP01 harbors:
- a CDS encoding calcium-binding protein — its product is MARINGTPDKDTLQGTNNADTIQGFAGEDELFGLGGADLLRGGDDKDTIFGGNGADRLFGDAGEDSLYGENGADTLYGGQNANDVLDGKDLLDGGPGNDWIFGGFEDTLLGGAGNDTLTIENNPDGKSFVNGEAGDDSLVGSNSLTEGDTLEGGSGNDFLNGLAGNDVLEGDDTLGAAGSDTILGGDGNDTLYGDADSLSAGANDSLVGGNGDDVLYGYGGDDTLLGGDGADTLDGGDGNDILDGGAGPSTLLGGAGLETITGGIEADLIDGGEDADSLLGGGGNDTILGDGEGAESLAGNDTLDGQAGDDYLDGGAGADRIFGRAGNDTLSGGEDLEGQVAGDTLTGGAGSDVFVLVATGFEAPDPGDPPVPAPQGDRITDFQDGIDFLEYELGFEALTITGSGNNTVLTDTATGEILATLVGVNPSLITEADFVS